In one Gammaproteobacteria bacterium genomic region, the following are encoded:
- a CDS encoding glycoside hydrolase family 5 protein — MGRAVLISLLLVLPLLGCGSREAAPTGPDPQLVERLARGVNLAHAFTATTDGPPVWNVGAQDYALIRGLGLRHVRSLIELGLIIDPGSEDGLNAAAVTELHRAIDEANRAGLMFVLALQLDDASKQRLAVDSIARQRLATLWQVLAKALAAIPPDDLVFELLNEPTIEDAAIVQSLMVQLVAAVREVAPRHTLVVTGPHFSDAQDLLQLQPLVDPNLVYSFHFYEPHNFTHQGANWGWSMWRQLHNLPYPSSPEAVAPVLDTLTADARPHAEWYGQERWNRDRLAAPIMQVAEWGRRHKLQIWCSEFGVYRYYVNERYRSAWLRDVRELLESGGIAWTHWDYANGFGLASGEPGERKAEVATVQALGLMP; from the coding sequence ATGGGTCGCGCAGTACTGATCAGCCTGTTGCTGGTGCTCCCGCTGCTGGGCTGCGGCTCACGCGAGGCGGCGCCGACCGGCCCCGATCCGCAGCTGGTGGAGCGGCTCGCGCGCGGTGTCAATCTCGCGCATGCCTTCACCGCCACAACCGACGGACCGCCAGTGTGGAATGTCGGCGCGCAGGACTATGCACTGATTCGCGGACTCGGTCTGCGCCATGTCCGCAGCCTGATCGAACTAGGCCTGATCATCGACCCCGGCAGCGAGGACGGCTTGAACGCCGCCGCGGTCACCGAACTGCACCGTGCGATCGACGAAGCCAACCGCGCCGGCCTGATGTTCGTCCTGGCGTTGCAGCTCGACGATGCCTCCAAGCAACGGCTTGCCGTGGATTCGATCGCACGGCAAAGACTCGCGACGCTGTGGCAGGTTCTGGCCAAGGCGCTGGCCGCGATTCCGCCGGACGACCTGGTGTTCGAGCTGCTCAACGAACCGACGATCGAGGATGCGGCCATCGTCCAGTCACTGATGGTGCAGTTGGTTGCGGCGGTGCGCGAAGTGGCGCCGCGGCACACCCTGGTCGTGACCGGCCCGCATTTCTCGGATGCGCAGGACCTGCTGCAATTGCAGCCCCTGGTCGACCCGAATCTGGTCTACAGCTTCCACTTTTACGAGCCGCACAATTTCACGCACCAGGGTGCCAACTGGGGTTGGTCGATGTGGCGGCAGCTACACAATCTGCCCTATCCATCCTCGCCGGAAGCCGTGGCGCCGGTGCTGGATACATTGACAGCCGACGCCAGGCCGCATGCCGAGTGGTACGGGCAGGAGCGCTGGAACCGGGACAGGCTCGCCGCCCCGATCATGCAGGTCGCGGAGTGGGGGCGTCGCCACAAGCTGCAAATCTGGTGCAGCGAATTCGGTGTGTATCGCTATTACGTCAATGAACGGTATCGCAGCGCCTGGCTGCGCGATGTGCGTGAGCTGCTGGAATCCGGTGGTATCGCCTGGACGCACTGGGACTATGCCAACGGGTTTGGCCTGGCGAGCGGCGAACCCGGCGAACGCAAGGCTGAAGTTGCGACCGTGCAGGCACTGGGGCTGATGCCTTGA
- a CDS encoding SPOR domain-containing protein: MNSSSVQNRYPEWSLLSGLALLVGIGGLHAASSTAGDTAVLDRAQLRPPAHIVHDGQTRSLSANASLSAGDRVNTGDNGRAAFVFPGGGYLSLGADASLRVHSVDAQPGSKTVVRLVLDRGVLRVDPRNGEDLRLNAGELRVRVYGADVWIGVETAGDTVCLLRGAVEFQYAAGGGDRIDRPGECVFMRPGSAALRYTPTQQILASKLNKADLGSASLSVSLPAPAAAPAPAAARPAPVVRAPPTPASTAPSASPSSGSLATHGWTVVVLSLTDPESAKLEAEDFRDRGFDAHSFAQPVDGRVLHRIGIGRFATREEARQFAANVKARLHIDQAWVAQY; encoded by the coding sequence GTGAACAGCAGTAGCGTACAAAACAGGTATCCAGAATGGTCGCTCCTTTCGGGCCTGGCGCTCCTCGTCGGTATCGGCGGTCTGCACGCGGCAAGTTCCACGGCTGGCGACACCGCGGTTCTGGATCGCGCGCAGCTGCGACCGCCCGCGCATATCGTGCATGACGGCCAGACCCGCAGCTTGAGCGCCAATGCCAGCCTCAGCGCCGGAGACCGCGTCAATACCGGCGACAACGGTCGCGCCGCCTTCGTCTTCCCCGGCGGCGGTTACCTTTCGCTGGGTGCGGACGCCAGCCTGCGCGTGCATTCGGTGGATGCGCAGCCGGGCAGCAAGACCGTGGTGCGCCTGGTGCTCGATCGCGGCGTGCTGCGCGTCGACCCGCGCAATGGCGAAGACCTGCGTCTCAATGCCGGAGAACTGCGCGTGCGGGTCTATGGCGCCGATGTCTGGATCGGCGTGGAAACGGCCGGAGACACGGTCTGCCTGCTGCGCGGAGCCGTCGAGTTCCAGTACGCCGCCGGCGGCGGCGACCGCATCGATCGTCCCGGCGAATGCGTATTCATGCGCCCGGGTTCGGCGGCGCTGCGATACACGCCGACCCAGCAGATTCTCGCCAGCAAGCTCAACAAGGCCGATCTGGGCTCAGCCAGCCTGTCGGTGTCACTGCCGGCACCCGCAGCAGCTCCGGCCCCGGCGGCTGCGCGTCCTGCTCCCGTTGTCCGGGCGCCGCCGACCCCGGCTTCGACGGCACCGTCCGCGTCGCCGTCTTCCGGCTCACTCGCCACGCATGGCTGGACCGTGGTCGTGCTGTCGCTGACAGACCCGGAATCGGCCAAGCTCGAAGCCGAAGATTTCCGGGATCGCGGCTTCGACGCTCACAGCTTTGCCCAGCCGGTGGACGGTCGCGTGCTGCACCGCATCGGTATCGGACGCTTCGCCACGCGCGAGGAAGCGCGCCAGTTCGCCGCCAACGTCAAGGCGCGGCTGCACATCGATCAGGCATGGGTCGCGCAGTACTGA